In Deinococcus irradiatisoli, the genomic stretch GCCGCAGATCAACGTGCAGGTCCGCATTCAGGAAATCACCGAGGACGCCGCCCGTACCCTGGGCCTGAACTGGAAAGTCGGCTTCGGCGGCTTCAACATCAGCACCGGCGCCACCGGTCTGGCCGCCTCATTCGATCCGACCCGCGCCCTGGTGGGCGGCTTCAACCTGCTGCCGACCCTCAACGCGCTGGAAACCCAGACCCAGACCAAGCGCATCTACGACGGCTCGATCACCATGCAAAGCGGTCAGCGCTCACTGGGCACTGCGGCCGGCGGCAGCGGCACCACCAACGCTTCGAGCACGGCCGCGGCCAGCATCAAGAGCGGCGGGCGGCTGGAGCTCAACATTCCCTCTGCCAGCGCTGTCAGCGCCAATATCACCAAGCAGATCGACTACGGCATCAACCTCGACTTCTTCGATCCGCAGGTGGCCCCCGACGGCACCATCACCCTGCGGGTGCGTGGGCAGGTCAGCCAGCCCAAGACCGCCATTACCGGCACGAGCATTCCGAATGTCCTCGACTTCAGCAACAGCGAAGCGCAGAGCATCGTGACCTTCAAGTCCGGCCAGACTCTGCTGCTCAGCGGCCTGCTCGGGACCAACGAAACCTCCACCAACCGGGGCGTGCCGTTCCTGTCGAGCTTACCGGTGGTCGGCCCGGCCTTCGGTCAGAAGGAAACCACCAAGACCCAGACCCAGCTGATGGTCGTCATCACCGGCACCGTGGTGAAGTAGGCCGGCAGTTCAGCTCTGCCTTCAGGCCCCGCTCAGATGCGGGGTCTGTTTTTTGTCGTCTGGTCAGCGGGCCGGGGCCAGCCACCCGGCGCTGATAGAGTCGGGCCATGAGGTTTCTCACCGCTGGAGAGTCGCACGGACCGCAACTGACGGCCATCATCGAGGGCCTGCCCTCCCAACTGCCGCTCGTCAAGGCCGACCTCGATCCGCTGCTGCGTAAGCGCCAGGGCGGGTACGGGCGCGGGCGGCGCATGGTGATCGAAACCGACGAAGCGCAGATTCTCAGCGGCGTGCGGGCCGGACGCACCACTGGGGCACCCGTGACGCTGGTGATCGAGAATAAGGACCACCGCAATTGGACCGAGATCATGTCGCCCGAGCCCGGAGGCGAGCCGCGCAAGAAAGCGCTGACCGAGGCCCGGCCCGGCCACGCCGATCTGACCGGCGGCATCAAGTACCGCCACAAGGACCTGCGCGACGTGCTCGAACGCGCCTCGGCCCGCGAGACGACCGCCCGCGTCGCGGTGGGCGCGGTGGCGCTCAAGCTGCTCTCGGAAGTGGGCATCGAGGGCGTGAGCTACGTGACGCACCTCGGCGGCATCGACGCCCAGACGGAGTTCAGCTGGGAGCGCCTGGGCGACATTGAGGCCTCGGATTTGCGGACGCTCGACCCGCAGGCCGAGCAGCAGATGCGCGGCGAGATCGACCGGGCCAAGAAAGAAGGCGACACCCTCGGCGGCATCGTGGAAATCCGCTTCCGGGGCCTGCCGCCGGGACTGGGCAGCTACGTGCATTGGGACCGCAAGCTCGACGGGCGCATCGCCGCCGCCGTGATGGGCACCCAGGCGATCAAAGGCGTGGAGATCGGGCAGGGCTTTGCCAACGCCCGCGTACCCGGCTCGAAAGTCCACGACGCGGTGTACCTGGGCGAGGGCGGGCAGGGCTACCGCCGCGAGACCAACGGGGCCGGCGGCCTGGAAGCCGGGATGACCAACGGAGAGGACCTGGTCGTGCGGGCGGCCATGAAGCCGATCGCCACCTTGATGAAATCTTTGCCCACCGTGGACGTGGTGACGCACCAGCCCGCCGACGCGGCCAAGGAGCGCAGCGACACCTCGGCGGTGCCGGCCGCCGGCATCGTGCTGCACGCGGTGATCGGCTGGGTGCTGGCCGACGCGCTGATGGAGAAGTTCGGCGGTGACAGCCTGCCGGAAGTGCAGGAGCGGGTGCAGGCCGCGCGCGCCTACGCCCGGCAGTACTGAGGGCGGCGGCCATGAGCGCCTTGCCCAAAGACGCGCTGGAAGCGGGCCTGGAAGCCCACCTGCTGGAAGTCCCCGAGGACGCGCCGGCCCTCACGCTGCGCCCAGACGGTGAGGAGGCTTGGGGTTCTCTGGCGGCGCAATCGTCTAGACTGCTGGACATGAACGCGACCAGCTTGATCGACCGCCCGGTGAGCTGGGTGGCGCTGGCGGGTTTTATGGGCACCGGCAAAAGCCGCATCGGTTGGGAACTTTCCCGCGAACTTTCGCTGCATTTCGTGGACACCGACAAGCTGATCTCGCGGGTGGTGGGCAAGACCATTCCCGAAGTCTTCGCCGAGCGCGGCGAGGGCTTTTTCCGGGCCTGCGAATCCGAGGTGGTGCGCCGGGTAACCCGGCTGGAACACGCGGTGGTGAGCTTGGGCGGCGGCACCTTCGTGCA encodes the following:
- the aroC gene encoding chorismate synthase; the encoded protein is MRFLTAGESHGPQLTAIIEGLPSQLPLVKADLDPLLRKRQGGYGRGRRMVIETDEAQILSGVRAGRTTGAPVTLVIENKDHRNWTEIMSPEPGGEPRKKALTEARPGHADLTGGIKYRHKDLRDVLERASARETTARVAVGAVALKLLSEVGIEGVSYVTHLGGIDAQTEFSWERLGDIEASDLRTLDPQAEQQMRGEIDRAKKEGDTLGGIVEIRFRGLPPGLGSYVHWDRKLDGRIAAAVMGTQAIKGVEIGQGFANARVPGSKVHDAVYLGEGGQGYRRETNGAGGLEAGMTNGEDLVVRAAMKPIATLMKSLPTVDVVTHQPADAAKERSDTSAVPAAGIVLHAVIGWVLADALMEKFGGDSLPEVQERVQAARAYARQY
- a CDS encoding shikimate kinase: MSALPKDALEAGLEAHLLEVPEDAPALTLRPDGEEAWGSLAAQSSRLLDMNATSLIDRPVSWVALAGFMGTGKSRIGWELSRELSLHFVDTDKLISRVVGKTIPEVFAERGEGFFRACESEVVRRVTRLEHAVVSLGGGTFVHESNRRELLRRGPVVVLTASPETIYARTKNSDRPLLRVADPLARISELMREREGAYQQGTIHVHSDGRPSEEIVAEIIDRLWDWREAQEDAEAEREALELQEVERACD